From a region of the Corallococcus coralloides DSM 2259 genome:
- the mrtX gene encoding myxosortase MrtX has protein sequence MSRPSGPPFKLSAVQEAMGLWALGFLGIIAAFLIAGGTSVPKLVATVGFLYLPLIPMRWRDEDYRDYGLTLRAWKQDLRLFLVMCAIVGPLFFAGFAAFVQVVPHLPPEFARHLTPIIGEGHFQPRLPPRFGEWVIDQLFVVALPEEFFYRGYLQSRLRDAWPQGRVVLGARLGRAFWVTALLFALGHLAIFQTWRLAVFFPALLFGWMRERTGTLVGCSLFHAACNLYVRFLEVSFFGGP, from the coding sequence ATGAGCCGGCCTTCGGGGCCACCGTTCAAGCTGAGCGCGGTGCAGGAGGCAATGGGCCTCTGGGCGCTGGGCTTCCTGGGCATCATCGCGGCGTTCCTCATCGCCGGGGGCACCAGCGTGCCCAAGCTGGTGGCCACGGTGGGCTTCCTCTACCTGCCGCTCATCCCCATGCGCTGGCGCGACGAGGACTACCGCGACTACGGCCTCACCCTGCGCGCGTGGAAGCAGGACCTGCGGCTGTTCCTGGTGATGTGCGCCATCGTGGGGCCGCTGTTCTTCGCGGGCTTCGCCGCCTTCGTGCAGGTGGTGCCGCACCTGCCGCCCGAGTTCGCGCGCCACCTGACGCCCATCATCGGCGAGGGCCACTTCCAGCCGCGCCTGCCCCCGCGCTTCGGCGAGTGGGTGATTGATCAGCTCTTCGTCGTGGCCCTGCCGGAGGAGTTCTTCTACCGGGGCTACCTCCAGTCCCGCCTGCGCGATGCCTGGCCCCAGGGGCGCGTGGTGCTGGGCGCCCGGCTGGGGCGCGCCTTCTGGGTGACGGCGCTGCTCTTCGCGCTGGGCCACCTGGCCATCTTCCAGACGTGGCGGCTGGCGGTGTTCTTCCCCGCCCTCCTCTTCGGCTGGATGCGCGAGCGCACCGGCACCCTCGTCGGCTGCTCGCTCTTCCACGCCGCCTGCAACCTCTACGTGCGCTTCCTGGAGGTCTCCTTCTTCGGCGGTCCGTAG
- a CDS encoding class II glutamine amidotransferase has product MSAILAALSSDPNLLRCELHRLGGQVVLRPDARANALGVGSYAQEEVLLRRLAPDRDLTLDDLGPPHESEAVLFHANRLPLGLSPEDNTQPFRARHWLFAHQGPLPDFEPLRVPLLSRVPEHLQRLVRGPTDSEVLFALFLTHLRELGRTDDPRLEPAVAGRVLRDTVREVEAAFVKAGQRRMPPLNMVATNGAVLAATRRGEAPLYYTRLEGSAECAHCGVTPATPETHPEVGAHRRRRTVVVASHVTRTQGWVELPQGTTLTVGADLQVQHLPPA; this is encoded by the coding sequence ATGTCCGCCATCCTTGCTGCCCTGTCGTCGGACCCCAACCTCCTCCGGTGCGAGCTGCACCGGCTGGGCGGGCAGGTCGTCCTCCGCCCGGACGCTCGCGCCAATGCCCTGGGGGTGGGCTCCTATGCCCAGGAAGAGGTCCTCCTGCGTCGCCTGGCGCCGGACCGGGACCTCACGCTGGACGACCTGGGGCCTCCCCACGAATCGGAGGCGGTGCTCTTCCACGCGAACCGGCTGCCGCTCGGCCTGTCGCCCGAGGATAACACCCAGCCCTTCCGGGCCCGCCACTGGTTGTTCGCCCACCAGGGCCCGCTGCCGGACTTCGAGCCCCTGCGCGTCCCGCTGCTGTCGCGCGTGCCGGAGCACCTCCAGCGGCTGGTGCGCGGCCCCACCGACAGCGAGGTCCTCTTCGCCCTGTTCCTCACGCACCTGCGGGAGCTGGGCCGCACGGATGATCCGCGCCTGGAGCCGGCCGTCGCCGGCCGCGTGCTGCGCGACACGGTGCGCGAGGTGGAGGCCGCGTTCGTAAAAGCCGGGCAGCGGCGCATGCCCCCGCTCAACATGGTGGCCACCAATGGCGCCGTGCTGGCCGCCACCCGCCGGGGCGAGGCCCCGCTGTACTACACGCGGCTGGAGGGCAGCGCGGAGTGTGCCCACTGCGGCGTGACTCCCGCGACGCCGGAGACGCATCCGGAGGTGGGCGCGCACCGCCGCCGCCGCACGGTGGTGGTGGCCAGCCACGTGACGCGCACGCAGGGCTGGGTGGAGCTGCCGCAGGGCACGACGCTGACGGTGGGCGCGGACCTCCAGGTCCAGCACCTGCCGCCGGCCTGA
- a CDS encoding Rieske (2Fe-2S) protein, which translates to MTKIKLGPADFAEREMRGYEIGKRNVCIAKIHGRYKGLDDWCNHAGCLLSGGRLEDNMVVCPCHEVGFDMDSGKNATSPGVCDDQPTVQLTVEDGTLVVDLPDV; encoded by the coding sequence ATGACGAAGATCAAGCTGGGACCCGCGGACTTCGCCGAGAGGGAGATGCGGGGGTACGAAATCGGCAAGCGCAACGTCTGCATCGCGAAGATCCACGGCCGTTACAAGGGCCTCGATGACTGGTGCAACCACGCCGGATGTCTGCTGTCGGGCGGACGCCTCGAGGACAACATGGTCGTGTGCCCCTGCCATGAGGTCGGCTTCGACATGGACTCGGGGAAGAACGCGACTTCGCCCGGCGTCTGTGATGACCAGCCGACGGTGCAGCTCACGGTCGAGGACGGAACGCTCGTCGTCGACCTGCCCGACGTTTGA
- a CDS encoding TIGR02757 family protein: MKKRRVAHTGLSTQAADLLRPRLDAFLASTDPKARIGFDPVEFPHRYTDPRDVEVSGLLAAALAYGRADLFRPKVDALLKQMGPSPAAFVRALDVKGAKALLTGFVYRFNVGTDLAVLLLGMGRALREHGSLEALFVRGFKASGTLHGAIAAFTAALRDVPMEALRKAMGPERGLHHLLPSPLGPGAAKRLNLYLRWMVRGPDAVDFGIWKQVPASALLVPLDTHIGRMALHLGLTQRTDLTWRTAEEVTASLRALDPVDPVRYDFALCHYGMSGACPAKTLPQHCKGCLLLPSCKVGPRVIARGSLQF; the protein is encoded by the coding sequence ATGAAGAAGCGCCGTGTCGCGCACACCGGCTTGAGCACCCAGGCGGCCGACCTCCTGCGCCCCCGCCTGGATGCCTTCCTGGCGTCCACGGACCCGAAGGCGCGCATCGGGTTCGACCCGGTGGAGTTCCCCCACCGCTACACGGATCCACGCGACGTGGAGGTCAGCGGGCTGCTCGCGGCGGCGCTGGCCTACGGGCGCGCGGACCTCTTCCGCCCGAAGGTGGACGCGCTCCTCAAGCAGATGGGGCCGTCGCCCGCGGCCTTCGTGCGCGCGCTGGACGTGAAGGGCGCGAAGGCGCTGCTCACGGGCTTCGTGTACCGCTTCAACGTGGGCACCGACCTCGCGGTGCTGCTGCTGGGCATGGGCCGCGCGCTGCGTGAGCACGGCAGCCTGGAGGCCCTGTTCGTGCGGGGCTTCAAGGCGAGCGGCACGCTGCACGGGGCGATTGCTGCCTTCACCGCCGCGCTGCGGGACGTGCCCATGGAGGCGCTCCGCAAGGCCATGGGGCCGGAGCGGGGACTGCATCACCTGCTGCCTTCGCCGCTGGGGCCGGGCGCGGCGAAGCGCCTCAACCTGTACCTGCGGTGGATGGTTCGTGGACCTGACGCGGTGGACTTCGGCATCTGGAAGCAGGTGCCCGCCTCCGCACTGCTGGTTCCATTGGACACGCACATCGGACGCATGGCGCTCCACCTGGGATTGACGCAGCGTACGGACCTGACCTGGCGGACCGCCGAGGAGGTGACGGCATCGCTGCGGGCGCTCGACCCCGTGGACCCCGTCCGCTACGACTTTGCTTTGTGCCACTACGGCATGAGTGGCGCCTGCCCGGCGAAGACGCTGCCTCAGCACTGCAAGGGTTGCTTGCTCCTACCTTCCTGCAAGGTAGGCCCCCGCGTCATCGCGCGCGGTTCACTGCAATTCTGA
- a CDS encoding MogA/MoaB family molybdenum cofactor biosynthesis protein, translated as MHVSAYVVTCSDSRDEAHDGSGKDLREGLAAAGHTVAGHTVVKDDPEAIRGALAQAQAAGARAVLFTGGTGIGRRDCTVETLRALFEKELPGFGELFRMLSFQRIGSPAMMSRATAGTYQGMILFALPGSPQAVKLALDALILPELGHAVRELTR; from the coding sequence GTGCATGTCAGCGCGTACGTGGTGACGTGCTCGGACAGCCGGGACGAAGCGCACGACGGCAGCGGGAAGGACCTGCGCGAGGGCCTGGCCGCCGCGGGCCACACCGTCGCCGGGCACACGGTGGTGAAGGATGATCCGGAGGCCATCCGGGGCGCGCTCGCGCAGGCGCAGGCGGCGGGGGCTCGCGCGGTGCTCTTCACGGGTGGCACGGGCATTGGCCGGCGCGACTGCACGGTGGAGACGCTGCGCGCGCTCTTCGAGAAGGAGCTGCCCGGCTTCGGCGAGCTGTTCCGGATGCTGTCGTTCCAGCGCATCGGCAGCCCCGCGATGATGTCGCGCGCCACTGCGGGCACGTACCAGGGGATGATCCTCTTCGCGCTGCCGGGCTCTCCGCAGGCCGTGAAGCTGGCGCTGGACGCGCTCATCCTCCCGGAACTCGGCCACGCGGTGCGCGAGCTCACGCGTTAG
- a CDS encoding serine protease has translation MFRPFLLVPALLWLLLALPSRAGAEARPSRADLQRVLDLHARSSVRVRGPQNAGPGIIVGADGQVLTAVCHVGPDSAQVVHAGNALTARVVLSSAALQVAVVAGPQGTWPAVPVRLVPEGLAGHWVVGVMPARKKGQRDTPRAAVAKAAPAPFFDVDLTLAPGSPLYDGDGRLVGVVVERRGRGARALPLSAVKAELASADAP, from the coding sequence ATGTTCCGCCCGTTCCTCCTCGTCCCCGCCCTCCTCTGGCTCCTCCTGGCCCTGCCCTCGCGGGCCGGCGCGGAGGCCCGTCCGTCGCGCGCCGACCTCCAGCGCGTGCTGGACCTGCACGCCCGCTCGTCCGTGCGCGTGCGCGGTCCCCAGAACGCGGGCCCCGGCATCATCGTGGGCGCGGACGGCCAGGTGCTCACCGCCGTGTGCCACGTGGGCCCTGACTCCGCCCAGGTGGTGCACGCGGGCAACGCGCTGACGGCGCGCGTGGTGCTCTCCAGCGCGGCGCTCCAGGTCGCGGTGGTGGCGGGCCCCCAGGGCACGTGGCCCGCGGTGCCGGTGCGGCTGGTGCCGGAGGGGCTCGCGGGCCACTGGGTGGTGGGGGTCATGCCCGCGCGCAAGAAGGGTCAGCGGGACACGCCCAGGGCCGCGGTGGCGAAGGCCGCTCCCGCGCCGTTCTTCGACGTGGACCTCACGCTCGCGCCGGGCAGCCCGCTGTACGACGGAGACGGGCGGCTGGTGGGCGTCGTCGTCGAGCGCCGGGGCCGCGGCGCCCGGGCCCTGCCCCTGTCCGCGGTGAAGGCGGAGCTCGCCTCGGCGGACGCGCCATGA
- the polX gene encoding DNA polymerase/3'-5' exonuclease PolX gives MTPDVTPSTAVLTDKAAVAQLLRDMSLLLQLQGQSGFRVRAYDIAADRIANLPQDLGAIVTEGRLQELQGIGPGLAEKLTELVTTGRMTAFEELKAQFPAGLLELMKLPDVGPKKVAALWSELQVGSVEDLERACKDGRVRELKGFGPKSEAKLLDGIAVYRRARGERKLLGDALPIAEGLLERIRQAPGVVRASLGGSVRRRAETVSDVDLIASAKEAGPVLDALANAPGVATVIGKGDSKCSVRMVQGDLQVDLRVLPDEDFATALHHFTGSKAHHIRLRNLGHEKGLKISEWGVHREDGTKVPVPDEATLYRLLGMQEVPPELREDNGEVEAARAGKLPEDLVTLEDVQGAVHAHSTWSDGRNTLEEMARAAQALGLKYLTITEHSEAAIHAGGLKVDDLKRQWEEIDRVNAAVPGMRLLKGIEVDILESGALDYADSVLEQLEVVIASIHVRHSMDEDQMTRRVLAALDNPHLHILGHPTGRLIQSREPYALRMEEVLERARERGVAVEINGKPARLDIKSEYVRQAVGRGVKLVVSCDAHRQEDLKNLAFAVATARRGWARKQDILNTRSAESFLAALRER, from the coding sequence GTGACTCCCGACGTGACACCCTCCACCGCCGTGCTCACCGACAAGGCGGCCGTTGCCCAGCTCCTCCGGGACATGTCCCTCCTGCTCCAGCTCCAGGGGCAGAGCGGCTTCCGCGTCCGCGCCTACGACATCGCCGCGGACCGCATCGCGAACCTGCCGCAGGACCTGGGCGCCATCGTCACCGAGGGCCGCCTGCAGGAGCTCCAGGGCATCGGCCCGGGGCTCGCCGAGAAGCTCACCGAGCTGGTGACGACCGGCCGGATGACGGCGTTCGAGGAGCTGAAGGCCCAGTTCCCCGCCGGCCTGCTGGAGCTGATGAAGCTGCCGGACGTGGGCCCGAAGAAGGTGGCCGCCCTATGGAGCGAGCTCCAGGTGGGCAGCGTCGAGGACCTGGAGCGCGCCTGCAAGGACGGCCGCGTGCGGGAGCTCAAGGGCTTTGGCCCCAAGAGTGAGGCGAAGCTCCTGGACGGCATCGCCGTGTACCGGCGCGCTCGCGGCGAACGGAAGCTCCTGGGTGACGCGCTCCCCATCGCGGAGGGCCTGCTGGAGCGGATCCGCCAGGCTCCGGGCGTGGTGCGCGCGAGCCTGGGTGGCAGCGTGCGCCGTCGCGCGGAGACCGTGTCCGACGTGGACCTCATCGCGTCCGCGAAGGAAGCGGGGCCGGTGCTGGACGCGCTCGCGAACGCGCCGGGCGTGGCCACGGTGATTGGCAAGGGCGACAGCAAGTGCTCCGTGCGCATGGTGCAGGGCGACCTCCAGGTGGACCTGCGCGTGCTGCCGGACGAGGACTTCGCCACCGCGCTGCACCACTTCACCGGCTCCAAGGCGCACCACATCCGGCTGCGCAACCTGGGCCACGAGAAGGGCCTCAAGATTTCGGAGTGGGGCGTGCACCGCGAGGACGGCACCAAGGTCCCCGTCCCCGACGAGGCGACGCTGTACCGGCTGCTGGGCATGCAGGAGGTGCCCCCGGAGCTGCGCGAGGACAACGGCGAGGTGGAGGCCGCCAGGGCCGGGAAGCTGCCGGAGGACCTGGTGACCCTGGAGGACGTGCAGGGCGCCGTGCACGCGCACAGCACCTGGTCCGACGGCCGCAACACGCTGGAGGAGATGGCGCGCGCGGCCCAGGCGCTGGGGCTCAAGTACCTCACCATCACCGAGCACAGCGAGGCGGCCATCCACGCGGGCGGCCTCAAGGTGGACGACCTCAAGCGGCAGTGGGAGGAGATCGACCGCGTGAACGCGGCGGTGCCCGGCATGCGGCTGCTCAAGGGCATCGAGGTGGACATCCTCGAATCGGGCGCCCTGGACTACGCGGACAGCGTGCTGGAGCAACTGGAGGTCGTCATCGCGTCCATCCACGTGCGCCACTCCATGGACGAGGACCAGATGACGCGCCGGGTGCTGGCCGCGCTGGACAACCCGCACCTGCACATCCTGGGACACCCCACCGGGCGCCTCATCCAGAGCCGCGAGCCGTACGCGCTGCGCATGGAGGAGGTGCTGGAGCGCGCCCGGGAGCGCGGCGTCGCGGTGGAGATCAACGGCAAGCCGGCGCGCCTGGACATCAAGTCCGAGTACGTGCGGCAGGCCGTGGGGCGCGGGGTGAAGCTGGTGGTGAGCTGCGACGCGCACCGCCAGGAGGACCTGAAGAACCTGGCCTTCGCGGTGGCCACGGCGCGCCGGGGCTGGGCGCGCAAGCAGGACATCCTCAACACCCGGTCCGCGGAGAGCTTCCTCGCCGCCCTGCGGGAGCGCTGA
- the dnaK gene encoding molecular chaperone DnaK → MADDIAIGIDLGTSYSCVSVVHEGQPTVIPNEWGETTHASCVSFLEEGSVLVGNAAKKNIITSPENTVYSAKRLIGRYYFSDEVKKAQAVMPYRIVEGDNNSVRIGVRERSYSLPEISALVLKEMKAVAETYLGREVHKAVITVPAYFNDNQRQATKDAGRIAGLEVLRILNEPTAAALAYGFGRDVNQRVVVYDLGGGTFDVSILEIGKDVFEVLATAGDTYLGGDDFDDRIMTWMADDFLNRTRLDLRQNKYCLQMLKDAAEKAKIDVGQNGTADILCQGICQDANGNVMDLRNTLNQDQFNRMVMDLVQRTFKVCDEALQSARLTAADIDAVILVGGPTRLPIIRNSVKHYFQKEPLEGINPDQVVAMGAALQSHALLDSKTETFLVDVTPLTLRIGTVGGYTEKIIDKNTPVPIDRSKTFTTSRDGQEKVKIRVYQGESNRAEECEMLGEFEFSGFRIGYRGEVKIEVTFEINTDGLVNVSACDVETGQKTSTTITLSSGMTEADIQQSIQSNRNTRLAGHNSSDLPAVAN, encoded by the coding sequence ATGGCGGACGACATCGCAATCGGCATCGACCTGGGCACGTCGTACTCATGCGTGTCGGTCGTCCATGAAGGCCAGCCCACGGTCATCCCCAACGAGTGGGGCGAGACGACGCATGCCTCGTGCGTGTCCTTCCTGGAGGAAGGGTCCGTGCTGGTGGGCAACGCGGCGAAGAAGAACATCATCACCAGCCCCGAGAACACGGTGTACTCGGCCAAGCGGCTCATCGGCCGGTACTACTTCTCCGACGAGGTGAAGAAGGCGCAGGCGGTGATGCCCTACCGCATCGTCGAGGGCGACAACAACTCGGTGCGCATCGGCGTGCGGGAGCGCAGCTATTCGCTGCCGGAGATCTCCGCGCTGGTGCTCAAGGAGATGAAGGCCGTCGCGGAGACGTACCTGGGCCGCGAGGTCCACAAGGCGGTCATCACCGTCCCCGCGTACTTCAACGACAACCAGCGTCAGGCGACGAAGGACGCGGGCCGCATCGCGGGGCTGGAGGTGCTTCGCATCCTCAACGAGCCCACGGCGGCGGCGCTGGCGTACGGCTTCGGCCGGGACGTCAACCAGCGCGTCGTCGTCTACGACCTGGGCGGCGGCACGTTCGACGTGTCCATCCTGGAGATCGGCAAGGACGTCTTCGAGGTGCTGGCCACGGCCGGTGACACGTACCTGGGCGGCGACGACTTCGACGACCGCATCATGACGTGGATGGCGGACGACTTCCTCAACCGCACGCGGCTGGACCTGCGGCAGAACAAGTACTGCCTGCAGATGCTGAAGGACGCGGCGGAGAAGGCGAAGATCGACGTGGGCCAGAACGGCACCGCGGACATCCTCTGCCAGGGCATCTGCCAGGACGCCAACGGCAACGTGATGGACCTGCGCAACACGCTCAACCAGGACCAGTTCAACCGGATGGTGATGGACCTGGTGCAGCGCACGTTCAAGGTCTGCGACGAGGCGCTCCAGAGCGCGCGGCTGACGGCGGCGGACATCGACGCGGTCATCCTGGTGGGCGGGCCCACGCGGCTGCCCATCATCCGCAACTCGGTGAAGCACTACTTCCAGAAGGAGCCGCTGGAGGGCATCAACCCGGATCAGGTCGTGGCCATGGGCGCCGCGCTCCAGTCGCACGCGCTCCTGGACAGCAAGACGGAGACGTTCCTGGTGGACGTCACGCCGCTGACGCTGCGGATTGGAACCGTGGGCGGGTACACGGAGAAGATCATCGACAAGAACACGCCGGTGCCCATCGACCGGTCGAAGACCTTCACCACCAGCCGCGACGGGCAGGAGAAGGTGAAGATCCGCGTGTACCAGGGTGAGTCCAACCGCGCCGAGGAGTGCGAGATGCTGGGCGAGTTCGAGTTCTCGGGCTTCCGCATCGGGTATCGCGGCGAGGTGAAGATCGAAGTGACGTTCGAGATCAACACGGACGGTCTGGTGAACGTGTCCGCGTGCGACGTGGAGACGGGCCAGAAGACGTCCACGACGA